The Acidimicrobiales bacterium genome includes the window TGAGGCTGGCCGTTGCCCTCGATATCGGCGATCGCGGCGGTCGAGAAGACCGTGTCAGCTTGGAACCAGGGGAACCCACCGATTTCCGCTCCGTTGGTCGCGTTATAAGCATCCTCGTTCTGACCCAAAGAAGGGGCGACGACGCCATTGGGGGCGACGCTGATGCCGGCGCTGACGCCGTGGGCCTGGTTGTTGTTCGTCGGGGGATCGTGTTCGATCTGGTGCCAGACGAGCCCGCCGCTGCCGTTGACCGCGTAGGTGCCGCCGCTGAACGGGGTGGCAGCGTTGCCGGCTCCGAAGTAGACCAGCCCTCCTGAGGTGGACGGAGGGGAGTCGACGGGGATACCGCCGGTGTTGAAGGGCCAGCCCGGGACGGCTCCGCCGGACAGGTAATAGGCATAGACGTGCCCGGCCCGGTCACCCACTACCGCGGCGGGGCCACCGGGAAGGTTGGCCACGACGGGTGACGACATCGCGATCGGATTGCCTGCGTCGCCGAGGGTGACCGACCAGGTCTGGTTGATGGACGGGAGGGCGCTCGCAGTCGGTACGCCCCCCGGGACGGTGATGCTGATCACCCAGGCTGCGGTCGAGACTGCGGCCCCTACCCCGAGGACCCTGTTTCTGCCGCCTACCCGCCCGCGCCGGTTCGTTCTGATTGTCACGATGTATTCCTTCGGCATCCCGCCGGGCGCCCTTGACCTGCCTGCCGGCCGAAATTGTAGCGGTAGCAAGCAAAGGGCCGGCCCGCTAAGGGCCGGCCCTCCTCCTCAGACCCCGTTGAGGTTTTTGGCTGAGGACTACGCCTCTCCGGCGGTCGGCGGGTTGCTCGAGCCGGCCTCCGTCCGAGGCATGGTGCCGGTCGGTGGTCCGGCGGTGTCGCTAGCAGCGGCGCCAGCGGCGGCGGCGGAGCCAGTGCCCATTGCGGTACCGGCCATCATCGGGCCAGGGCCGGCGCCGGCGGACGCCTCGGTTGGCGCCGCCGGCGCCATGCCGGCATCCCCCTCGTGCTCCAGCACTACGCGCGGGTTGGCGATCCCAGCCTTCAGGGCCATTCCGCCGAGGATGGCAAGCAACACACCGGGGCCGAGGTTGGCGCCGATCTGGTTGATGAAGTCGTTGCGCGGGCTGCCGGTCGGTGCGAAAGCGGCCGACGACTCGAACCACCTGTAGGCGGCGGGGCCGATCACCAACCACGCGCCGGCGGCCATCGTGAGCAGCGCACCGATGCCGAGACCACCGCGTTTGCCGGCACCGCTCGCACCTATGGTTCCGAGCATCACCAGGCCGGCGAAAACGCCGACCGCACCGGGCACCAGGTGAAGAAGCCAGTTCTGCATCGTCCAGTCCCAGGCGTTGGTGGTGGTCGGGCGGAAGTCGAAGAGCGGTCCCACGAACACGGCGATCCCCGCCCAAGCGGCGAGAAGCAACACCCAGACGCCAACGCCGCCCGCTCCTAGCGGACGGGCAAAGGCACGGACGCCCGCAGTCGGGAGTGCTTCGACCCGGCGCCCGCGGCCGAAGGGACTGAACCGCCGATGTCGCTGCGGATGATCGATAGCCCACGTCATGACATGAACTCCTTCCAGGCAACACGTGCCGCCTGCACGCCTGCGGAATCAACTCATCTCAATTGTTCCCCTGACCAGCGAAATCCAACCGTGCCGCCTGGCCGGCGCAGCGGCTTACCCTGGGACCAGAACCCGAAAACGAGGAGGCGGTGCGTTGTCCCAAGACCCGGATCCGACCGTCCAGCGCGATGACAATCACGGGGACGACGACGGTGAAGACGATGAGGAAGAGTCCGACCTCGACGGCGAGGAATCGTTCCCGGCCAGCGACCCGCCGGCCCACTGGATGGGTGAGGACAAGCGCCGCTGATCGGCGTGATGGGCGCCACCGCGACCAGGTCTCCTAGTCTCTCGCAGTGCCCAACATCTCCGAGTCCGACACCATCAAGGGCGTCTGGATCGTCGACCCGGACGGCCACGGCGACGAGCGTGGCCGGTTCTACGAGACCTACCGCCGGGAGTGGTTCCCGCTCGGTAGGGAGATGATCCAGGGCAACCGCTCCGACAAGGCCGCCGGCGCCGTGGTCGGCCTCCACTATCACCTGCACCAGGCGGATTACTGGCTGTGCACCCGCGGAACCGCCAAGGTCGTGCTCCACGATCTGCGTGAGGGATCGCCCACCGACGCGGCCACCCTTCACCTCGAAATCAGCGGCGACAACTGCCGCGGAGTGTTCATCCCGCCGGGAGTTGCGCACGGTTTCGCTTCGCTGACCGATCTGACCCTCACCTACCTGGTCGACGGCTATTACAACCCCGACGACGAGCTGGGCGTCGCCTGGGACGACCCGGACGTCGGCGCCGACTGGGGCATCGCCGACCCGATCCTCTCCGACAGGGACAAGAAGAACCCCTACCGGGCGGATCTTCCGCCTGGCCGGCGCCCCTACATGGGGCTCCGCCGCTAGTGGTCACAGCTACCATTTAGCGGTGGCCAGGACGCTACGTTCACCGGCGGTCGCCGACGCGCTCGAGGCGCCGCCGCCAGAGGGCCGCCGCGGCTCGGTTGCCGCCGGACTGCTCCGGACGGCGCGGATCCGGCAATGGCCTAAGAACGTCCTCGTCTTCGCCGCACCCGGCGCTGCAGGCGTCCTGACCCCTGGCGCAGCGCTGTGGCGCACGCTTGTAGCGGTGGCGCTCTTCTGTCTGGTCTCGTCGGGGACCTACTTCCTGAACGACGCGCTCGACGTGCAGGCCGACCGGCTGCACCCCACCAAGAGATTCCGTCCGGTCGCCGCGGGAATCATCAGCGTGCGGACCGCGGTGATCGCGGGTGTCTCGCTCATGGCTGTCTCACTCGCCGCGGGGACCGCGCTGCGGTGGCGACTCGGCGTCGTTCTGGCGATCTACATAGCGGTCCAGTTCGCGTACAGCTTCTACTTCAAGCACCAGCCGATCTACGACCTGGCCGCAGTGGCCGCCGGGTTCGTTCTGCGGGCACTCGCCGGCGCGGTCGCCGTTCCCGTGCGGGTATCCCAGTGGTTCCTCATCGTTGCGACCTTCGGCAGCCTTTTGATGGTGACCGGAAAGCGCGTTGCCGAGCACGCGGAACTGGGCGACGAGCGCGGGGCGCACCGGGCGACCCTCGACGAGTACAGCTCCACTTTTCTCCGCACCGTTCTGGCGATATCGGCCGCCTGTGCGATCCTCGGCTACTGCCTCTGGGCGTTCAGCTTCGAGACCGCGAGGGTCCACCATCAGCACGACCAGATCTGGTTCCAGCTGTCGATAGTCCCCGTGATGATCGCCCTGCTCCGGTTCACCTTCCTGGTCGAGGCAGGCAAGGGCGCCAAGCCGGAGGAGCTCGTGCTGGCGGACCGCCCGCTGCAGATGCTGGGGGTGGTGTGGGCGGTGCTGTTCGCCATCGGCGTTTATGGGTGACACGCGCGCGGTAACAGGGTGGGGTCGCACCGCCCCGACGGTCGCTTCCGTGTCGGCTCCGACTCACCCGGAGGACCTCGCAAGGGCGTTGGAAAAAGTAGGACCCCGCGGCCTCATCGCCCGCGGTCTCGGCAGGAGCTACGGGGACGCGGCCCAAAAC containing:
- the rfbC gene encoding dTDP-4-dehydrorhamnose 3,5-epimerase, whose protein sequence is MPNISESDTIKGVWIVDPDGHGDERGRFYETYRREWFPLGREMIQGNRSDKAAGAVVGLHYHLHQADYWLCTRGTAKVVLHDLREGSPTDAATLHLEISGDNCRGVFIPPGVAHGFASLTDLTLTYLVDGYYNPDDELGVAWDDPDVGADWGIADPILSDRDKKNPYRADLPPGRRPYMGLRR
- a CDS encoding decaprenyl-phosphate phosphoribosyltransferase; the encoded protein is MARTLRSPAVADALEAPPPEGRRGSVAAGLLRTARIRQWPKNVLVFAAPGAAGVLTPGAALWRTLVAVALFCLVSSGTYFLNDALDVQADRLHPTKRFRPVAAGIISVRTAVIAGVSLMAVSLAAGTALRWRLGVVLAIYIAVQFAYSFYFKHQPIYDLAAVAAGFVLRALAGAVAVPVRVSQWFLIVATFGSLLMVTGKRVAEHAELGDERGAHRATLDEYSSTFLRTVLAISAACAILGYCLWAFSFETARVHHQHDQIWFQLSIVPVMIALLRFTFLVEAGKGAKPEELVLADRPLQMLGVVWAVLFAIGVYG